A section of the Chitinivibrionales bacterium genome encodes:
- a CDS encoding 4'-phosphopantetheinyl transferase superfamily protein: MRFKKETDRHRSLLGKLLLKWTLRKVYGIQAMPELTYNQYKRPYLKEFPSIDFNISHSGGWVVCGVTDNGQIGVDVQQMRPINLEIARRFFAPREANFIENSVPEYQLDYFYRFWTLKEAYIKAEGKGMHMPLDSFYFDLYMGLAPEIRLSSNGKIEGWKFILHEPAKDYKLAVCVSTNAFNYNLIKINMDRLTEAYL; this comes from the coding sequence TCAAAAAAGAGACGGATCGTCATAGGAGCCTTCTTGGCAAACTCCTGCTGAAATGGACCTTGCGCAAGGTTTATGGGATCCAAGCCATGCCCGAGTTGACTTATAACCAGTACAAGCGCCCCTATTTGAAAGAATTCCCATCGATAGATTTCAATATCAGCCATTCCGGAGGCTGGGTGGTATGCGGTGTGACGGATAATGGTCAAATTGGTGTCGATGTGCAACAAATGCGTCCGATAAACCTTGAAATAGCCCGGCGTTTTTTTGCCCCTCGGGAAGCCAATTTCATTGAAAACAGCGTACCTGAATATCAGCTTGATTACTTTTATCGATTCTGGACGTTGAAAGAAGCCTATATCAAGGCCGAGGGGAAAGGAATGCATATGCCGCTGGATTCCTTTTATTTCGATCTCTATATGGGTTTGGCTCCGGAAATACGATTAAGTTCAAATGGAAAGATCGAAGGCTGGAAATTCATTCTGCATGAACCGGCAAAGGATTATAAGCTCGCTGTCTGCGTCTCAACAAATGCATTTAACTACAACTTGATCAAGATTAATATGGACAGGTTGACTGAAGCATATCTATAA